In the genome of Stomoxys calcitrans chromosome 4, idStoCalc2.1, whole genome shotgun sequence, the window ataTAACAACACACTTgcccaacttttataagttctttgcttaTCCATTTATTctatgaatagaaagcattaaatatGATGCCGAGCTGcaaatgttcgaaaaatcatgaaaagattttttttaagtaaaatttttttgaaattttgcttttattaaCTTTTATTGAAACTTGTCTTCAATGAAAATTCCATCATTATTTgtctttagtaaaaatttcactgaaatttagaaaatttcttagttcaaattttattgaaacttgACTTAAGTAAAAGTTTCCTTAAATTAAAGTATTTAGTTTAAAATTGTCGTCCTTAGACCTTAGAACAACAACTTTATCTTAAGAAcaactttattgaaattttcttcttattAAAACTTTTGATCGAAATATGATCCCGAGCTggaatgttcgaaaaatcacgaaaagaatttttttaagtaaaattttattgatattttgtttttattaacttTTATTGAAACTTGTCTTCAATGAAAATTCTATCATTATTTGTCTTTAGTAAAGATTTCATTgtaatttggaaattttcttagttaaaattttattggaacttgacttaagtaaaaatttccttaaatttaaGTATTTAGTTTAAAATTGTCGTCCTTagagcaaaattttttcaactttttcttAAGAACAACTTTATTGAAGTTTTGTTCTTATTAAAAGTTTTGATCGATACTTCTTTTCGGTAACaaaacgagtaaaaattgcatttgtttAAAAGTGAAATCACTACGACAGATAAAAaccaagaaaacattttttgcagaaaataCCTGTCATTTATGTGTATAAGATGCCTGTAGTAATAAATTTTGTAAGAACCCAGTGGAGAGCATTCACAAACACCCATCCCTTGTTAAGAGGTTGTATAACCTATGGCGTACTATGGCCCACAAGTAGTCTGATACAACAAACCATGGAGGGTAAAAATTTGCGTAAGTACAGGCATTTTTAAAATCaatcaaatattcaaaaaagtaattaagAACTTCTATGGGACAGGTACCTATGATTACATGCGTGCCTTAAGATTTGGAATATTTGGCTCGCTGTATGTGGCGCCCAGTTTATATGGATGGGTAAAGTTAACCTCAGCCATGTGGCCCCAAATGTCGTTGCGCATAGGCCTGGTTAAGGTATGTTGGGAAAttgcaaacaattttattaGAAACTTTAACTTATGGGGTATTTTTATGCTTACAGGCGGCTATCGAACAATTATCCTATGGACCATTTGCCTGTGCCAGCTTCTTTGCCGGCATGTCTTTGTTGGAGGGAAAGACTATGCAAGAAGCTGTACAGGAAGTGGAGAAAAAATTCTTTCCCACATTTAAGGTAAGTCTCTAAAGTTATTCAACATCCATCTATCATAAAAaaagtaaagcgtgctaagttcagccgggccgaatcttgagaacccattaccatggaatctgctaaaactgtatacaaacaaaaatttagttcaagtttttaggaaccgaataagaataatctagagaccggtttacatgggagccatatcaggttatagactgatttgaaccgtttttagcacagttgttggaagtcataacagaacacagcatgcaaaatttcagcaaaatcggacaataattgccgctcccaggggctcaagaagtcaaatcggcagatcggtttttatgggagctataccaggactttacttagtacagaggttgaaagtcataccagaaccctagtgccaaatttcagcgaaatcggacaaaaatttgcagcttgtaagggctcaagaagccaaattggaagatgggtttacatgggagctatatcaggttatagaccgatttcgactgtacttggcacagttgttcgaagttagaacagaacactatgtgcataatttaagctaaattcGACAAAAATTCGGGCTaaagatgtaaaatcgggagatcggtttttacgggagctatattaggttatggaccgatttggattggtcttggcacagctgtttgaaatcatagcaaaacactatatgcaaaatttcagccaaatccgataacaaTTGTGATCTCCAGCTTAAGAAgccaatcaggagatcggtttatatgggagctatatccatatctgaacccatatggcccatttgctatccccaacaaCCTGCATTGATagtaagcatctgtgcaaaatttcaagcggctagctttaccctcccctttaccccattttctaaatgccagatctcggagataggtgcaccgatttcagtgaaattttgtgtgccaccttatggtacccaaaaaaccgaaattggtataacattttgGAGTCAAATTAACtgaggggaacgccccatcccaaaacccccgGGCTTCCGGGGGCTAAAGatgtaaaatcgagagatcggcttatattggagctatattaggttataaaccgatttggactggtCTTGGCATAGCtgtttgaaatcataacagaacactatctgcaaaattttagccaaattggacaaaaattatggtCTCCAGTGGCTtaagagtcaaatcgggagatcggtttatatggtagccatatccaaatctgacccaatatggcccatttgctatccccaacgacccacattactagtaagtatctgtgcaaaatttcatgaggcTAACTTtaccccattttcaaaaacgccagatctcggatatgggtgcaacgatttaaatgaaattttgtatgccaccttatggtaccccaaaaacaccgaattgccataaaattttggagtcaaataaactggggggacgccccatcccacaaCCCGCccgaacgggcatgtttaccgatcggggcaatgtgggtatcaaatgaaaggtatttaagagtagagtacgaacttggtaaacaaatttcaccctaagtgTTCAGGCGGGTctcccaccccaaaaaaccgCCCAACGAGACACTTTCACcactttggacaatatgggtattaaacgaaagttatttaaaagtagattATAAAtcagatataaaaatttttgtaaaatggtGTCGGAGGGCCTCCTCACCAAAACCCCCCTGCAGGGCATATTTACAAATTAGGactatatggatatcaaatgaaaggtatttaaaagtagagtaagaatctgacaTAAAATTTACTCCTTGGTGTTTGAGgcgcctccccaaccccaaaactcctcaatatgacatatataccgattgggacaaatgGGTATacatcaaaattgcaaatttccaaattttgcccatgaacattccactaaggaacagaggcaaatttctcacatatcaatgagtgcagtcccactcaagtttaagctcaatgataaggggcctccattttatagccgagtccgaacggtgtgccgcagtgcgacacgtctttggagagaagctttacatggcatagtacctcacaaatgttgccagcattaggaggggaaaaccaccgctcgccaggattcgaacccaggcgttcagcatcataggcggacatgctaacctctgcgctacgatggcctccgtaTACATCACTTATAAGAATTTAATCCAATGTAACTGCGGGACctacccaacccccaaaacggttatgaatgtccaacgtcacaaaatgtgtatcaaatgaaagttctttggtaGTTGACtctgaatctggtatacacatttgtcAGAGTCTAGGACCGACCCACCCACTAAAAACCCTTcaatagttcgatcgggataatatgggaattaaaaggAAGGTATATGACAGAaaagttcgaatctaatgttgatataaggatccaagtatctaggtcACGTCCTGTTGTTCAGCAGAACATGTAGATCGCGAAAATaaaggattcaaataaatggtgtttTAGGTTTTAGCGCATGGGGGACTGATCCTCCTCCtccaaacaacaccaaactgtcatgtaggacgacatAGAAAATATTGTACACAAGTGAAAGGACGTATCAGAGGGCAATCCACCTGCCAtcctacccaaaacaaaaaggaattaaaaataatatatgaaggccgatcagaatagaataggacagcaataaaaggtttaTGGTAGTAGAGTATACTTTTTGCCATCAaatgggatagacacaggaaggacctgcggatctttaaaaatgtgtcatcctaagtggtagctttgaaatgtgatttttaaagtagataaccaatataaataaaaaattaattagtgtggatctgaacaagGCTCGTAGCCTTGGATGTCTTGATCACCAGCTTAAAAATGGTTAAAGGAAAATCCTTCCAACGACATTTTATGGTGTAGCGAAGCGCACCGTGCCAGCTAGTGGCTTATATTCATAAGATTTTCATTATCAAATGTATCCTTTATAAAACTTATCAaaaatttgtgaattttttgttttaggttGGCATTTGCATCTGGCCCATTTTACAGACCATCAACTTTTCCATGGTTCCCGAACGTAATCGTTTAGTATTTACCAGCATTTGCagtctcatgtggaccaccttttTGGCCTTCATGAAAATGATGGATATGCAAGAGGACGAAGCTCTTAAAACAAACACAGAAGTCACACCTCATAAAAATGCCGAAATAATACGGGGGAAACCCTACTTGCCGatgtaaatttttcttttattaattttagcATATAAACCCTAGtgcaattgtttttgtttttagtataAGCAACCTTAATGttaatatgtacatatgtatgtactatGTAGctttatattgagttgcccaaaaagtaattgcggattttttaaaagaaagtaaatgcatttttaataaaacctagaatgaactttaatcaaatatactttttttacactttttttctaaagcaagctaaaagtaacagctgataactgacagaagaaagaatgcaattacagagtcacaagctgtgaaaaaatttgtcaacgccgactatatgaaaaatccgcagttactttttgggcaacccaatagtatgttgaattaaaaatttgtatataaatgcatttatttatttgttcaaaAGAAAATGGTTACTTTATTTTGAAATATGTGTATATGCTGCAATGCACAGTGGTGTGTGGTTAAATTCCTAAGGAAGAAATTAGAGGGGGTTTCAAAGGGAatgattggtatactctcttcCTGGTACAGGAACGAAATTCGAAGTGAAAGATTATGACCATTAAACatagtgacttaaatttttaaaataagatCATCGTTGGCTCGAAAACACTTCCAAAATCCTTGAaccaaagaaaaacaagtaaaaacgagttAAGTACGTTGGtgacgaaatttggatacccattaccatggataaattaacatcctcttttataacagtTACACCACCACATCCATAGTAATATGTAAATCGGGGCTGTTTTGGATCACATTTGATCACAGGTCTCGAGAA includes:
- the LOC106095674 gene encoding mpv17-like protein isoform X1, with the protein product MQLRWFLLGFQKIFYKIQISVLSTIRDIRSAKQKDFLQITFENKNIVIKKSKVNKISIKQKHLCKKIPVIYVYKMPVVINFVRTQWRAFTNTHPLLRGCITYGVLWPTSSLIQQTMEGKNLRTYDYMRALRFGIFGSLYVAPSLYGWVKLTSAMWPQMSLRIGLVKAAIEQLSYGPFACASFFAGMSLLEGKTMQEAVQEVEKKFFPTFKVGICIWPILQTINFSMVPERNRLVFTSICSLMWTTFLAFMKMMDMQEDEALKTNTEVTPHKNAEIIRGKPYLPM
- the LOC106095674 gene encoding mpv17-like protein isoform X3 is translated as MPVVINFVRTQWRAFTNTHPLLRGCITYGVLWPTSSLIQQTMEGKNLRTYDYMRALRFGIFGSLYVAPSLYGWVKLTSAMWPQMSLRIGLVKAAIEQLSYGPFACASFFAGMSLLEGKTMQEAVQEVEKKFFPTFKVGICIWPILQTINFSMVPERNRLVFTSICSLMWTTFLAFMKMMDMQEDEALKTNTEVTPHKNAEIIRGKPYLPM